One window from the genome of Pieris napi chromosome 3, ilPieNapi1.2, whole genome shotgun sequence encodes:
- the LOC125063567 gene encoding UPF0389 protein CG9231 yields MEKLLRVRGSISLIRRCLCTPAQDSKTQAQATVESLSSRYKPTEFQKFLLVWTKKYKSKADIPKYVTSDVIDRSRSQARIKLSNILMALTALGSVFAIWSGKNAAKRGESVHQMNLDWHKKYQEEFKKNQEQAQAK; encoded by the exons ATGGAGAAGTTACTTCGGGTTCGAGGATCCATTTCGTTAATAAGAAGATGTCTGTGTACACCAGCACAAGATAGCAAAACCCAGGCTCAGGCAACTGTTGAGTCACTATCTTCAAGATATAAGCCTACAGAGTTTCAAAAATTTCTTCTTGTCTGGACCAAAAAATATAAGAGCAAGGCGGACATCCCTAAATACGTAAC CTCTGATGTTATTGATAGATCCAGGAGTCAAGCTAGAATAAAGTTGTCTAATATCTTAATGGCACTTACTGCTCTTGGTAGTGTTTTTGCTATTTGGTCTGGCAAAAATGCAGCAAAAAGAGGAGAATCTGTTCATCAAATGAATTTAGATTGGCATAAAAAGTACCAGGAGGAGTTTAAAAAGAACCAAGAACAAGCACAAGCAAAGTGA
- the LOC125063568 gene encoding protein MIX23, translating into MICPDFLEFQDIIKKMRILDDKIVYALNTSLPTESFQTKIDATSACQDLYEQIQKGHSEREKVIKNCIISSADTVKNLKIAKEQKPDDIDLLRNIKAEQRKLRLLQTELSVEEIIKEKTTKLFTEKCRNYFKPSY; encoded by the exons ATGATTTGCCCAGATTTTCTAGAATTTCAG gatattattaaaaagatgcGTATACTTGacgataaaattgtatatgcGTTAAATACATCATTACCGACGGAGTCTTTTCAAACTAAAATAGATGCGACTTCGGCTTGTCAAGACCTTTATGAGCAAATTCAAAAAGGTCATAGTGAGAGGGAAAAAGTGATAAAAAATTGCATCATTTCATCTGCAGAtacagtaaaaaatttaaaaattgcaaagGAACAAAAGCCAGATGATATTGATTTgctaagaaatataaaagcaGAACAAAGAAAG TTACGACTTCTACAAACTGAGCTGAGTGTTGAGGAAATAATTAAGGAAAAGACAACTAAGTTATTTACAGAAAAATGTAGGAACTATTTTAAGCCTAGTTACTAA